One Pseudomonas lalucatii genomic window carries:
- a CDS encoding PhoX family protein, which produces MRQEDDHSVLFGSGDELPSNHSGNTHFSELINPGLARRQVLAGGAALGALAFLGAALPGTSEAAPAAGTPHAGPVFRPRTKLPFTPVAIGRADAISVPAGYQATPFIPWGTPITGSYPAFLEDASNSAADQAQQTGMHHDGMHFFPIDAQRGRGRSSDHGLLVLNHEYIDAGLIHPNGPTVVDGRRVSAEEVRKEINAHGVSVVEIRRNPQGDWEVLPSARNRRITAATPMQIRGPARGHALLQTRYSPDGTATRGTQNNCANGFTPWGTYLTCEENWAGYFASGDSELPRQLSRYGLRSSSRYGWETLAGDEFERFDASRKAARADGDYRNEPNHFGWIVEIDPFAPESVPVKRTALGRFAHEGLVFAPVKPGRPVVCYSGDDSQNEYIYKYVSRAKYRPGRSNGSLLDDGTLYVARFDANGRGKWLALDIHDRAFQKACHAAGVSFADQGEVLINTRLAADIVGATKMDRPEWGAVNPDNGEVYFTLTNNSARGEGDAANPRPANAYGHIIRWRERSWNHAGRSFTWSLFLLAGPESDSLGPNGRPLNADNLLASPDGLWFDPEGRLWIQTDMSRSQLRSGPFGNNQMLVADPKSGELKRFLVGPSGAEITGISATPDFRTLFVNVQHPGEGSTAGNLLSTWPDGPGKRPRSATLIITREDGRRLL; this is translated from the coding sequence ATGCGCCAGGAAGATGACCACAGCGTACTGTTCGGCAGTGGCGATGAACTGCCCAGCAACCATTCCGGCAACACGCATTTCAGCGAGCTGATCAATCCCGGCCTCGCTCGCCGCCAGGTGCTGGCCGGCGGTGCGGCGCTGGGTGCCCTGGCCTTTCTCGGCGCCGCCCTGCCGGGCACCAGCGAAGCCGCGCCTGCGGCCGGCACGCCGCACGCAGGTCCAGTGTTCAGGCCGCGGACGAAGCTGCCCTTCACCCCCGTGGCCATCGGCCGGGCCGACGCCATCAGCGTCCCCGCCGGCTACCAGGCCACGCCCTTCATCCCCTGGGGCACGCCCATCACCGGCAGCTATCCGGCCTTTCTCGAGGACGCCAGCAACAGCGCCGCGGACCAGGCCCAGCAGACCGGCATGCACCATGACGGCATGCACTTCTTCCCCATCGATGCCCAACGCGGCCGTGGCCGCAGCAGCGATCACGGCCTGCTGGTGCTCAACCACGAATACATCGATGCCGGACTGATCCATCCCAACGGACCGACCGTGGTGGACGGCAGGCGCGTCAGCGCCGAAGAGGTGCGCAAGGAAATCAACGCCCACGGCGTCTCGGTGGTGGAAATCCGTCGCAACCCGCAGGGCGACTGGGAGGTGCTGCCGAGCGCGCGCAACCGCCGCATCACCGCCGCCACGCCCATGCAGATCCGCGGCCCGGCCCGCGGCCATGCCCTGTTGCAGACCCGCTACAGCCCGGATGGCACGGCCACACGCGGCACCCAGAACAACTGCGCCAACGGCTTCACGCCCTGGGGCACCTACCTGACCTGCGAGGAGAACTGGGCCGGCTACTTCGCCTCCGGCGACAGCGAGCTGCCCCGCCAGTTGAGCCGCTACGGCCTGCGCAGCAGCAGCCGCTATGGCTGGGAAACCCTGGCCGGCGACGAATTCGAGCGCTTCGACGCCAGCCGCAAGGCGGCCCGAGCCGACGGCGACTACCGCAACGAACCCAACCACTTCGGCTGGATCGTCGAGATCGACCCCTTCGCCCCCGAGTCCGTGCCGGTCAAGCGCACCGCCCTGGGCCGTTTCGCCCACGAAGGCCTGGTGTTCGCCCCGGTCAAGCCGGGCCGGCCGGTGGTGTGCTACTCCGGCGACGACTCGCAGAACGAGTACATCTACAAGTATGTCAGCCGCGCCAAGTACCGCCCCGGCCGCAGCAACGGTAGCCTGCTGGACGACGGCACGCTCTATGTCGCCCGTTTCGACGCCAACGGCAGGGGCAAGTGGCTGGCCCTGGATATCCACGACAGGGCCTTCCAGAAGGCCTGCCACGCCGCCGGCGTGAGCTTCGCCGACCAGGGCGAGGTGCTGATCAACACCCGCCTGGCCGCCGACATCGTCGGTGCCACCAAGATGGACCGCCCTGAATGGGGCGCCGTGAACCCGGACAACGGCGAGGTCTACTTCACCCTCACCAACAACAGCGCCCGCGGCGAGGGCGATGCCGCCAATCCGCGCCCGGCCAACGCCTACGGCCATATCATCCGTTGGCGCGAACGCAGCTGGAACCATGCCGGGCGCAGTTTCACCTGGAGCCTGTTCCTGCTGGCGGGTCCGGAAAGCGACAGCCTAGGGCCGAACGGCCGCCCATTGAACGCCGACAACCTGCTGGCCAGTCCCGACGGGCTGTGGTTCGACCCGGAGGGTCGCCTGTGGATCCAGACCGACATGAGCCGCAGCCAGCTGCGCAGCGGCCCCTTCGGCAACAACCAGATGCTGGTCGCCGATCCGAAGAGCGGTGAGCTCAAGCGCTTCCTGGTCGGCCCGTCGGGTGCGGAAATCACCGGCATCAGCGCCACCCCGGACTTCCGCACGCTGTTCGTCAACGTCCAGCATCCCGGCGAGGGTTCGACTGCCGGCAACCTGCTCAGCACCTGGCCGGACGGCCCCGGCAAGCGTCCGCGCTCCGCCACCCTGATCATCACGCGCGAGGACGGCCGCCGCCTGTTGTGA
- a CDS encoding isocitrate lyase — translation MSAYQNDIKAVAALKETFGSTWSAINPESVARMRAQNRFKTGLDIAKYTAAIMRKDMAEYDADSSVYTQSLGCWHGFIGQQKLISIKKHLKTTNKRYLYLSGWMVAALRSEFGPLPDQSMHEKTSVAALIEELYTFLRQADARELDLLFTAMDEARAAGDNAKAADIQEQIDNYETHVVPIIADIDAGFGNPEATYLLAKKMIEAGACCIQIENQVSDEKQCGHQDGKVTVPHADFLAKINAVRYAFLELGIDDGVIVARTDSLGAGLTKQIAVTNQPGDLGDQYNSFLDCEEISEAELGNGDVVIKREGKLLRPKRLPSNLFQFRKGTGEARCVLDCITSLQNGADLLWIETEKPHVGQIAAMVNEIRKEIPNAKLVYNNSPSFNWTLNFRQQVFDAFVAEGKDVSAYDRAKLMSVEYDETELAQIADEKIRTFQRDGSAQAGIFHHLITLPTYHTAALSTDNLAKGYFADQGMLAYVKGVQRQELRQGIACVKHQNMAGSDIGDNHKEYFAGEAALKAGGKDNTMNQFH, via the coding sequence ATGTCCGCATATCAAAACGACATCAAGGCAGTCGCTGCGCTGAAAGAGACCTTCGGCAGCACCTGGAGCGCTATCAACCCGGAATCCGTGGCTCGTATGCGTGCTCAGAACCGCTTCAAGACTGGTTTGGATATCGCCAAGTACACCGCGGCCATCATGCGCAAGGACATGGCCGAATACGACGCCGACTCCTCCGTCTACACCCAGTCCCTGGGCTGCTGGCACGGTTTCATCGGGCAGCAGAAGCTGATCTCGATCAAGAAGCACCTGAAGACCACCAACAAGCGCTACCTCTACCTGTCCGGCTGGATGGTCGCCGCGCTGCGCTCCGAGTTCGGCCCGCTGCCGGACCAGTCCATGCACGAGAAGACCTCGGTCGCCGCGCTGATCGAGGAGCTGTACACCTTCCTGCGCCAGGCCGACGCCCGTGAGCTGGACCTGCTGTTCACCGCCATGGACGAAGCCCGCGCCGCCGGCGACAACGCCAAGGCCGCCGACATCCAGGAGCAGATCGACAACTACGAGACCCACGTGGTCCCGATCATCGCCGACATCGACGCCGGCTTCGGCAACCCGGAAGCCACCTACCTGCTGGCCAAGAAGATGATCGAAGCCGGTGCCTGCTGCATCCAGATCGAGAACCAGGTATCCGACGAGAAGCAGTGCGGCCACCAAGATGGCAAGGTGACCGTGCCTCACGCCGACTTCCTCGCCAAGATCAACGCCGTTCGTTACGCCTTCCTCGAACTGGGCATCGACGACGGCGTGATCGTCGCCCGTACCGACTCCCTGGGCGCCGGCCTGACCAAGCAGATCGCCGTGACCAACCAGCCGGGCGACCTGGGCGACCAGTACAACTCCTTCCTCGACTGCGAGGAAATCTCCGAGGCCGAACTGGGCAACGGCGACGTGGTGATCAAGCGCGAGGGCAAGCTGCTGCGTCCCAAGCGTCTGCCGAGCAACCTGTTCCAGTTCCGCAAGGGCACCGGCGAAGCGCGCTGCGTACTGGACTGCATCACCTCGCTGCAGAACGGCGCCGACCTGCTGTGGATCGAAACCGAGAAGCCGCACGTCGGCCAGATCGCGGCCATGGTCAACGAGATCCGCAAGGAAATCCCGAACGCCAAGCTGGTGTACAACAACAGCCCGTCCTTCAACTGGACCCTGAACTTCCGTCAGCAGGTGTTCGACGCCTTCGTCGCCGAAGGCAAGGACGTCTCCGCCTACGACCGCGCCAAGCTGATGAGCGTGGAGTACGACGAGACCGAACTGGCCCAGATCGCCGACGAGAAGATCCGCACCTTCCAGCGCGACGGTTCGGCTCAGGCCGGCATCTTCCACCACCTGATCACCCTGCCGACCTACCACACCGCGGCGCTGTCCACCGACAACCTGGCCAAGGGCTACTTCGCCGACCAGGGCATGCTGGCCTACGTCAAGGGCGTGCAGCGTCAGGAACTGCGTCAGGGCATCGCCTGCGTCAAGCACCAGAACATGGCCGGCTCCGACATCGGCGACAACCACAAGGAGTACTTCGCTGGCGAAGCCGCGCTGAAGGCCGGTGGCAAAGACAACACCATGAACCAGTTCCACTGA
- a CDS encoding secretin N-terminal domain-containing protein encodes MSLRLLTAGLLLCSALAANAATEVIALNYRSADEVLPVVQSVLGNEGRVSPYGNQLIVNAAPEKIAEIRQLLDQLDTRPRRLLISVASSESSYQSDRGYRADGSISAGGAEVVIGQGEIDGRDQLRIIRRSTDSRGGGTQQVQATEGYPALIQVGQSVPLTTYDRNHYGQVYGATQYRDVTRGFYVTASLSGELVHISISSNRDRLSASQPGVINLQSTDTRVSGRLGEWISIGAVDEQNQADQADFLQRRSTQGREDLSLRVKVEVID; translated from the coding sequence ATGAGCCTTCGCCTATTGACCGCCGGGCTGCTGCTTTGCAGCGCTCTCGCGGCCAACGCCGCCACCGAGGTCATCGCCCTGAACTACCGCAGCGCCGACGAGGTGTTGCCGGTGGTGCAGTCGGTGCTGGGCAACGAGGGGCGCGTCAGCCCCTACGGCAACCAGCTGATCGTCAACGCGGCGCCGGAGAAAATCGCGGAGATTCGTCAGCTGCTCGATCAGCTGGACACCCGCCCGCGCCGCCTGCTGATCAGCGTGGCCAGCAGCGAGTCGAGCTACCAGAGCGATCGTGGCTACCGTGCCGACGGCTCGATCAGCGCCGGCGGCGCCGAGGTGGTGATCGGCCAGGGCGAAATCGACGGTCGCGACCAGTTGCGCATCATCCGCCGCAGCACCGACAGCCGCGGCGGCGGCACCCAGCAGGTGCAGGCCACCGAGGGCTACCCGGCGCTGATTCAGGTCGGTCAGAGCGTGCCCCTCACCACCTATGATCGCAACCATTACGGGCAGGTCTACGGTGCCACCCAGTACCGCGATGTCACCCGCGGCTTCTACGTCACCGCCAGCCTGAGCGGCGAACTGGTGCATATCAGCATCAGCAGCAACCGCGACCGGCTGAGTGCGTCACAGCCCGGCGTGATCAACCTGCAGAGCACCGACACCCGGGTCAGCGGCCGCCTCGGCGAGTGGATCAGCATCGGCGCCGTCGATGAGCAGAACCAGGCCGACCAGGCCGACTTCCTCCAACGCCGTTCGACCCAGGGCCGCGAGGACCTGAGCCTGCGGGTCAAGGTCGAAGTCATCGATTAA
- a CDS encoding histone acetyltransferase HPA2, with protein MNDDNAPHDLNGSTEARELPAIEFESPGRFAVHNPEPPQADAGRREPAPFRLGEHLPLERFDRPEQARAHALALLQQARRSLCIFSDDLEPWLYHHSSVQDACTAFLLASPKNHLRILLRDATRAVKEGHRLLSLSRRLSSNLQIRKLHPDYPGEDIAFLLADDRGLLLRPEPEQFAGYALYQDPARVRLRQAQFDQAWETSISDPDLRSFLL; from the coding sequence ATGAACGACGATAACGCCCCGCACGACTTGAACGGCAGCACTGAGGCCCGCGAGCTTCCCGCCATCGAGTTCGAGTCGCCGGGGCGTTTCGCCGTGCACAACCCCGAGCCCCCGCAGGCGGACGCCGGGCGCCGCGAGCCGGCCCCGTTCCGGCTCGGCGAGCATCTGCCGCTGGAGCGTTTCGACCGGCCCGAGCAGGCCCGCGCCCACGCCCTGGCCCTGCTGCAGCAGGCCCGCCGCAGCCTGTGCATCTTCAGCGACGACCTCGAGCCCTGGCTCTATCACCACAGCAGCGTGCAGGACGCCTGCACCGCCTTCCTCCTGGCCAGCCCGAAGAATCACCTGCGCATCCTGCTGCGCGACGCGACCCGCGCGGTGAAGGAAGGACATCGCCTGCTCAGCCTGTCCCGCCGCCTGTCGAGCAACCTGCAGATCCGCAAGCTGCATCCGGACTACCCGGGCGAGGACATCGCCTTTCTCCTGGCCGACGACCGTGGCCTGCTGCTGCGCCCGGAGCCGGAGCAGTTCGCCGGCTACGCCCTGTACCAGGACCCGGCCCGCGTGCGCCTGCGCCAGGCGCAGTTCGATCAGGCCTGGGAAACCAGCATCAGCGATCCTGACCTACGGAGCTTCCTGCTATGA
- a CDS encoding GNAT family N-acetyltransferase — MNEIHVRLADWHKNNAELRRIRETVFVGEQAVPPELEWDAEDAEAVHFLAYEGDYAIGTARLLPDGHIGRVSVLKDWRGLKVGDALIRAVIAEAEKRGLQQQMLSAQVHATAFYERLGFEIVSGEYLDAGIPHVDMVRHGAAP, encoded by the coding sequence ATGAATGAGATCCACGTGCGCCTGGCCGACTGGCACAAGAACAACGCCGAACTGCGGCGGATCCGCGAAACCGTATTCGTCGGCGAACAGGCGGTGCCGCCGGAGCTGGAGTGGGATGCCGAGGACGCCGAGGCCGTGCATTTCCTCGCCTACGAGGGCGACTACGCCATCGGCACCGCGCGCCTGCTGCCCGACGGGCATATCGGCCGCGTCTCGGTGCTCAAGGACTGGCGCGGACTGAAGGTCGGCGACGCACTGATTCGCGCGGTGATCGCCGAGGCGGAAAAACGTGGCCTGCAGCAACAAATGCTCAGCGCCCAGGTGCACGCCACCGCCTTCTATGAAAGGCTAGGCTTCGAGATAGTCAGCGGCGAATACCTCGACGCCGGCATACCCCACGTGGACATGGTGCGCCACGGCGCGGCCCCCTGA
- a CDS encoding cupin domain-containing protein: MNPDTPLQMLGGLTAREFLRDYWQKKPLLVRQAIPDFESPITPDELAGLALEEEVESRLVIEHGERPWELRRGPFAEDAFATLPERDWTLLVQAVDQFVPDVAELLEQFKFLPKWRIDDVMISFAAPGGGVGPHFDNYDVFLLQAHGRRRWQVGQRCNSDSPLLAHADLKILAEFEQTEEWVLEPGDMLYLPPLLAHCGTAEDDCMTYSVGFRAPSAAEVLTHFTDFLGQFLPEEERYSDADAEPASDPHQIQRDALDRLKALLNEHMGDERLLMTWFGQFMTEPRYPELVNGLEIDEAAFLGNLEAGAVLIRNPSARMAWSEVGEDLVLFASGQSRLLSASLRELLKLVCSADALHIDNLGQWLGDDEGRNLLWELVKQGSLEFADE; the protein is encoded by the coding sequence ATGAATCCTGATACTCCGCTGCAAATGCTGGGCGGCCTCACGGCCCGCGAGTTCCTGCGCGACTACTGGCAGAAGAAACCCCTGCTGGTACGCCAGGCCATCCCCGACTTCGAAAGCCCCATCACGCCGGACGAGCTGGCCGGCCTGGCCCTTGAAGAAGAAGTCGAGTCGCGCTTGGTCATCGAGCACGGCGAGCGCCCCTGGGAGCTGCGCCGCGGCCCCTTCGCCGAAGACGCCTTCGCCACGCTGCCCGAGCGCGACTGGACCCTGCTGGTGCAGGCCGTCGACCAGTTCGTCCCGGACGTGGCCGAGCTGCTCGAGCAGTTCAAGTTCCTGCCCAAGTGGCGCATCGACGACGTGATGATCAGCTTCGCCGCCCCCGGCGGCGGCGTCGGCCCGCACTTCGACAACTACGACGTGTTCCTGCTGCAGGCCCATGGCAGGCGGCGCTGGCAGGTCGGCCAGCGTTGCAACTCCGACAGCCCGCTGCTGGCCCACGCCGACCTGAAGATCCTGGCCGAATTCGAACAAACTGAAGAATGGGTGCTGGAGCCCGGCGACATGCTCTACCTGCCGCCGCTCCTGGCCCACTGTGGTACCGCTGAGGATGACTGTATGACCTATTCCGTAGGCTTCCGCGCGCCGAGCGCCGCCGAAGTGCTGACCCATTTCACCGACTTCCTGGGCCAGTTCCTGCCCGAGGAGGAGCGCTACAGCGACGCCGACGCCGAGCCGGCCAGCGACCCGCACCAGATCCAGCGCGACGCCCTGGATCGCCTCAAGGCCCTGCTCAACGAGCACATGGGCGACGAGCGTCTGCTGATGACCTGGTTCGGCCAGTTCATGACCGAGCCGCGCTACCCGGAACTGGTCAACGGCCTGGAGATCGACGAGGCGGCCTTCCTCGGCAACCTGGAGGCCGGCGCCGTGCTGATCCGCAACCCCAGCGCCCGCATGGCCTGGTCCGAAGTCGGCGAAGACCTGGTGCTGTTCGCCAGCGGCCAGAGCCGCCTGCTGTCGGCGAGCCTGCGCGAATTGCTCAAGCTGGTCTGCTCGGCCGATGCCCTGCACATCGACAACCTCGGCCAATGGCTGGGCGACGACGAAGGGCGTAATCTGCTCTGGGAACTGGTCAAGCAAGGAAGTCTGGAGTTCGCCGATGAATGA
- the purB gene encoding adenylosuccinate lyase has product MQLSSLTAVSPVDGRYAGKTSALRPIFSEYGLIRFRVLVEVRWLQRLAAHEGIAEVAPFSAEAQAILNELADNFALEHAERVKEIERTTNHDVKAVEYLLKEQAAKLPELEKVSEFIHFACTSEDINNLSHALMLREGRDNVLLPLMRQTAGAIRELAVKFADVPMLSRTHGQPASPTTLGKELANVVYRLERQIAQVAAVPLLGKINGAVGNYNAHLSAYPQVDWEANARAFIEDDLGLQWNPYTTQIEPHDYIAELFDAIARFNTILIDFDRDVWGYISLGYFKQKTIAGEIGSSTMPHKVNPIDFENSEGNLGIANALFQHLASKLPISRWQRDLTDSTVLRNLGVGFAHSVIAYEASLKGISKLELNIQRIAEDLDACWEVLAEPIQTVMRRYAIENPYEKLKELTRGKGISPQALLEFIDGLDMPAEAKAELKQLTPASYIGNAVAQAQRI; this is encoded by the coding sequence ATGCAGCTTTCTTCGCTCACCGCGGTTTCCCCCGTCGATGGCCGCTACGCCGGCAAAACCAGCGCCCTGCGCCCCATTTTCAGCGAATACGGCCTGATCCGCTTCCGCGTCCTGGTCGAGGTCCGCTGGCTGCAGCGCCTGGCCGCCCACGAGGGTATCGCCGAGGTCGCGCCCTTCTCCGCCGAAGCCCAGGCGATTCTCAACGAGCTGGCAGACAACTTCGCCCTTGAGCATGCCGAGCGGGTCAAGGAAATCGAACGCACCACCAACCACGACGTCAAGGCCGTGGAATACCTGCTCAAGGAGCAGGCCGCCAAGCTGCCGGAGCTGGAGAAGGTCAGCGAGTTCATCCACTTCGCCTGCACCAGCGAGGACATCAACAACCTGTCCCACGCCCTGATGCTGCGCGAGGGCCGCGATAACGTGCTGCTGCCGCTGATGCGCCAGACCGCGGGCGCCATCCGCGAGCTGGCGGTCAAGTTCGCCGACGTGCCGATGCTGTCGCGCACCCACGGCCAGCCGGCCTCGCCGACCACCCTTGGCAAGGAGCTGGCCAACGTGGTCTACCGCCTGGAGCGGCAGATCGCCCAGGTCGCGGCGGTGCCGCTGCTGGGCAAGATCAACGGCGCCGTGGGCAACTACAACGCCCACCTCTCGGCCTACCCGCAGGTGGACTGGGAAGCCAACGCCCGCGCCTTCATCGAAGACGACCTGGGCCTGCAGTGGAACCCCTACACCACGCAGATCGAGCCGCACGACTACATCGCCGAGCTGTTCGACGCCATCGCCCGCTTCAACACCATCCTCATCGACTTCGACCGCGACGTCTGGGGCTACATCTCCCTCGGCTACTTCAAGCAGAAGACCATCGCCGGCGAGATCGGCTCCTCGACCATGCCGCACAAGGTCAACCCGATCGACTTCGAGAACTCCGAGGGCAACCTGGGGATAGCCAACGCGCTGTTCCAGCACCTGGCCAGCAAGCTGCCGATCTCGCGCTGGCAGCGCGACCTGACCGACTCCACCGTGCTGCGCAACCTCGGTGTCGGCTTCGCCCACAGCGTCATCGCCTACGAGGCAAGCCTCAAGGGAATCAGCAAGTTGGAACTCAATATTCAACGTATTGCTGAAGATCTGGACGCCTGCTGGGAAGTGCTCGCAGAGCCCATCCAGACCGTCATGCGCCGCTATGCCATCGAGAACCCCTACGAGAAGCTGAAAGAGCTGACCCGCGGCAAGGGCATCAGCCCCCAGGCGTTGCTCGAGTTCATCGACGGCCTGGACATGCCGGCCGAAGCCAAGGCCGAGCTCAAGCAGCTGACCCCGGCCAGCTACATCGGTAACGCAGTGGCCCAGGCCCAGCGCATCTAA
- a CDS encoding DMT family transporter: MRPRSVRPAQGAALLACSALLFALMGMGIREVSASVNNESVVFFRNLVGVLFFLPLIALRGWRPLKTERLSAHLWRTAFGLAAMYCFFYAIAHLPLADAMLFTYSAPLFTPLIARCWLKEPLTKRMLLTSAVGLVGVLLVAKPSAALLDAQASIGLAASILAAFAFVSIREMSDSEPAFRIVFYFALFGALASAIPLTWAWQPLGERELGALLVIGLLATVSQIIMSKAYALAPPGLIGPFAYLAIVFAGLLAWLRWGEAPAPSSLLGAALIFVASLLSIRRPGR, translated from the coding sequence ATGCGCCCCCGCTCGGTCAGGCCCGCCCAGGGCGCCGCCCTGCTGGCCTGCTCGGCCCTGCTGTTCGCCCTGATGGGCATGGGCATTCGCGAGGTCTCCGCCAGCGTCAACAACGAGTCGGTGGTGTTCTTCCGCAACCTGGTCGGCGTGCTGTTCTTCCTGCCCCTGATAGCGCTCAGGGGCTGGCGGCCGCTGAAGACCGAGCGGCTCAGCGCGCACCTGTGGCGCACGGCCTTCGGCCTGGCGGCGATGTACTGCTTCTTCTACGCCATCGCCCACCTGCCCTTGGCCGACGCCATGCTGTTCACCTACTCGGCGCCGCTGTTCACGCCGCTGATCGCCCGCTGCTGGCTGAAGGAACCGCTGACCAAGCGCATGCTGCTCACCAGCGCGGTGGGTCTGGTGGGTGTGCTGCTGGTCGCCAAGCCCTCCGCCGCGCTGCTGGATGCCCAGGCCTCGATCGGCCTGGCCGCCAGCATCCTGGCGGCATTCGCCTTCGTCTCCATCCGCGAGATGAGCGACAGCGAGCCGGCCTTTCGCATCGTCTTCTACTTCGCGCTGTTCGGCGCCCTGGCCTCGGCGATTCCCCTGACCTGGGCCTGGCAGCCGCTGGGCGAGCGGGAGCTGGGCGCGCTGCTGGTGATCGGCCTGCTCGCCACCGTCAGTCAGATCATCATGTCCAAGGCCTACGCCCTGGCGCCGCCGGGACTGATAGGCCCGTTCGCCTACCTGGCCATCGTCTTCGCCGGTCTGCTGGCCTGGCTGCGCTGGGGTGAAGCCCCGGCCCCTAGCTCGCTGTTAGGCGCCGCGCTGATCTTCGTCGCCAGCCTGCTGTCGATCCGCCGCCCGGGACGCTGA
- the hflD gene encoding high frequency lysogenization protein HflD → MTPMQEQLIALGAVFESAVLVDKLARTGQIGEPALACMLGSLLVRDPQSTLEIYGGDDLGLRDGYRALVGALERDPSSLQRDPLRYALALLGLERQLEKRDDLLQIMGSRLDQIQQQTEHFGLVHDNVIASCGSLYQDTISTFRQRIQVQGDMRHLQQPSNASKIRALLLAGIRAARLWRQLGGHRWQLVFSRGKLLKELYPLLRG, encoded by the coding sequence ATGACGCCAATGCAGGAACAACTCATCGCCCTGGGCGCCGTCTTCGAATCCGCGGTACTGGTCGACAAGCTGGCCAGGACCGGCCAGATCGGCGAGCCGGCCCTGGCCTGCATGCTCGGCAGCCTGCTGGTGCGCGATCCGCAGAGCACCCTTGAGATCTACGGCGGCGACGACCTCGGCCTGCGCGACGGCTATCGCGCCCTGGTCGGCGCCCTTGAGCGCGACCCCAGCAGCCTGCAGCGCGACCCGCTGCGTTATGCGCTGGCCCTGCTCGGCCTGGAGCGGCAACTGGAAAAGCGCGACGACCTGCTGCAGATCATGGGCAGCCGCCTGGATCAGATCCAGCAGCAGACCGAGCACTTCGGCCTGGTCCACGACAACGTGATCGCCTCCTGCGGCAGCCTCTACCAGGACACCATCAGCACCTTCCGCCAACGCATCCAGGTGCAGGGCGACATGCGTCACCTGCAGCAACCGAGCAATGCCTCGAAGATCCGCGCCCTGCTGCTCGCCGGCATTCGCGCGGCGCGCCTGTGGCGCCAGCTGGGCGGCCACCGCTGGCAGCTGGTGTTCAGCCGCGGCAAGCTGCTCAAGGAACTCTACCCGCTGCTGCGCGGCTGA
- the mnmA gene encoding tRNA 2-thiouridine(34) synthase MnmA, protein MSDPALPSSEKPRVIVGMSGGVDSSVSALLLLEQGYRVEGLFMKNWDEDDGTEYCTAMDDLADAQAVCDRIGIKLHTANFAAEYWDNVFEHFLAEYKAGRTPNPDILCNREIKFKAFLDYALALGADLIATGHYVRRRDVDGRTELLKGLDPNKDQSYFLHAVGGEQIAKTLFPVGELEKPAVRAIAEKYQLATAKKKDSTGICFIGERRFSDFLKQYLPAQPGNIETTTGEIIGRHHGLMYHTIGQRQGLGIGGLKDAGDEPWYVLRKDLQRNVLVVGQGNEHPWLFSRALLASELYWVNPIDLSRPRPLTAKVRYRQSDQACTLEKTADGYRAVFEQPQRAVTPGQSVVFYDNEVCLGGGVIETAEPWTPESEDA, encoded by the coding sequence ATGTCCGATCCAGCCCTGCCAAGCTCAGAAAAGCCACGCGTCATAGTCGGCATGTCCGGCGGCGTCGATTCGTCCGTTTCCGCCCTGCTGTTGCTGGAGCAGGGCTATCGGGTCGAAGGCCTGTTCATGAAGAACTGGGACGAGGATGACGGCACCGAGTACTGCACGGCCATGGACGACCTGGCCGACGCCCAGGCGGTGTGCGACAGGATCGGCATCAAGCTGCACACCGCCAACTTCGCCGCGGAATACTGGGACAACGTGTTCGAGCACTTCCTCGCCGAGTACAAGGCCGGGCGCACGCCCAACCCGGACATCCTGTGCAACCGCGAGATCAAGTTCAAGGCCTTCCTCGACTACGCCCTGGCCCTCGGCGCCGACCTGATCGCCACCGGTCACTACGTGCGTCGCCGCGATGTCGACGGGCGCACCGAGCTGCTCAAGGGCCTGGACCCGAACAAGGACCAGAGCTACTTCCTGCACGCCGTCGGCGGCGAGCAGATCGCCAAGACCCTGTTCCCGGTCGGCGAGCTGGAGAAGCCCGCCGTGCGTGCCATCGCCGAAAAGTATCAGCTGGCCACGGCGAAGAAGAAGGACTCGACCGGCATCTGCTTCATCGGCGAGCGGCGCTTCAGCGATTTCCTCAAGCAGTACCTGCCGGCCCAGCCGGGCAATATCGAGACCACGACCGGCGAGATCATCGGCCGCCACCATGGCCTGATGTATCACACCATCGGCCAGCGCCAGGGGCTGGGCATCGGCGGCCTGAAGGATGCCGGGGACGAGCCCTGGTACGTGCTGCGCAAGGACCTGCAGCGCAACGTGCTGGTGGTCGGCCAGGGCAACGAACACCCCTGGCTGTTCTCCCGCGCCCTGCTGGCCTCGGAGCTCTACTGGGTCAACCCGATCGACCTGAGCCGCCCGCGCCCGCTCACCGCCAAGGTGCGTTACCGGCAGAGCGACCAGGCCTGCACCCTGGAGAAGACCGCCGACGGCTATCGCGCGGTGTTCGAGCAGCCGCAGCGCGCCGTGACGCCCGGTCAATCGGTGGTGTTCTACGACAACGAGGTGTGCCTCGGCGGCGGTGTGATCGAAACGGCCGAACCCTGGACTCCCGAGAGTGAAGACGCATGA